The region TGGGGTAGTTTGTatattaaattattatttatttttcagaaTGCCGCACTTTTCTTTTACCTGCATGAATTACAACAAATCATGTTAAAAATGGAACTAGAATCCCCTATAACCCCTACAAAATGAAACGTATTAAGGAAATTAAGTCAATCTTACATGTGCATTCATCTTTTGGTAAATGACCATAAAAacgcctctgtgtatgtgtgtgtgtgtgtgactgtgtgattgtccgtgcatgtgtgcgcgcgcgcgcgcgcgtgtgtgtgtgttcatgtgtatgcatgcataattgtgtttgtgtgggtggtgggaggagggagggaagagcgaGGACGGAATGGATTGGGGGATCCTAAGCAAtacattttattatcatcatcctgctTTGACGATACACACATGTCAATAAACACAGACGAGCTCTAAAAACAGCTGTTTAAAGATGGAACATTTTAGTGGTTCTAGTGGTATGTTTCAGTTTTAAAGTAATTTGTAGACACTATATCATTGCATAGAAATCATAACTGGTCATAACTCTGTTTCAGGAGGTGAAACCACGGAAAAATCCAGCTCCTTGCCAAACAACACAATTCTCTCATCACGGGAAAATATATTAGAAAGCAAATGAACAAACTTGTTCTCTTCAAAAACCAGTAACGTCTGTCCTAGAGACATGCATGTGCAAATGCACCTGACAATTCTTCACCTTGTGTCAATCTTTCTGGTACATTGTGATGCTACAATCTGTTAATTCACTGTGCCTTCTATGGCGTCCTTTACccagaagaacatacacacagtcatccGTTTTCATGGTGCATACCCATGACATAAGGTTGGGGCTCGAACTTGTTGTTTGACTTGTGCTGTCTGAttctgttttggttctttgtactGATGTATGTCGAAAATTCCTTGTCCTATGTGCATTTATGAAATTGACTCTGAATCGCATTTTTTCTTTGAGTGTAATGTTATAATACTCTTCAGaagtatgtgtatttttttttttttttagaaaaaggttTTGCGAAAAGGAGAGATTTCGTTTGTTGTCATCTGAAGACTggagatttcgtttgtttgttgtcatcttATTACACATTCCTTTGCTACAGTTATTTAGGAAACAtgcaaattggaaaaaaaaagatatttttctgACAGTTAATTCACTGAACTGACATTTGGTCAATTTTTTTGATGGTCAAATATTATAATTGGaaattttgtgtctgtttgtgtgtgaacgcgcgcgcgcgcgtgtgtgtgcatgcgtgtgcgtgcgtctgtgtgtgtgtgactctgtgtttgtgactgtgtgtgtatatgtgtgtgtgtgactgtgtgtgtggaggggtggggggactgtatatattataatgcgagaacacaataaaaatatgaatatattccCGTTATACTTTTTCTTACCTCCATCCTCTGCCGTGACTCattttgaagcacacacacacacacacacacacacacacacacacacacacaatcacacacacgcacagtcacacacacacacacatacacagtcacacacacacacagtcacacacacacacacgcatgcatgcatgcatgcatacaaacacaaacaggcactcagacgcgcgtaaacacacacgcgggcgcacgcACAGTCTTTTCAAGACTGAGGTAGGATTAGACAAGTATCCATAAGAGGTGTCCAAAATGGCCGCGGCTCGCTCGCTCAGTTGGCGTCAAGTGACTGCAAGGCGCACACAGCGGCATTCCCAGTCCATGTTTATAGGTCAGTGACTGGAACCCATAATGTGATACAGGGAAGGTGTCCTTACTTGTCTTTTTCCACTCCAGGGCTTCACTAGGGATGATGCTGGGCGGTTTGTGTAGGGTGTGGCCAATCCAGTttaatttctttgttgttgtttctgctttcATTTCTGACGTGAATCTGATTGGTTCTTTTCCAAAGGTTGGCTTGTGATAATGTTTCTGGTCACCATGTGCTCATAATGCGTTTCGGacatctgttgatgaaggtaCGCAAATCGTCGTTGATGGACTTTATCGGTCTCCGGTCCGCACAGGACGATGAACTTAACATTTGTGTTGAATATCCTTACGTTGATTTGCTTGGAGAGGGCCGTGGAGTTCCATATGGTCCGCAGGGTGTTGAATTCATGTTTTGCCATATTCATACGGTTTGGTTCTAAGTCTTCATCTGCGTTTCTGCCTTTGCTGATCGTGCTACCctgttagacaaaaaaaaaaaattaaagttacGGTGATGTTCTTGTCTCGCAGGTGGATTTGTACTTTGTTGATTCTCATGGATTCCGTTTTCCTGGAGTCGATTTTGATGCCCGTTTTCTCAGCTTCTTTTGGAAGAccgattattttgttgttgctcttggtaTCTGTATGAGGAGGCTTGCATCATCAGCGAAATCAGGATTTTCCAGTAATTTTGAAGGGCCCTCGGATGCCTGTGTCCCCAATTTGCGTGGTCTTCACGACCCTTGGAAACATAGGTGTGAACGGAAACTTGACATGGTTGTGAAGGGTTAAAATGACATGAGAGGATTGGGCtttgccttcctatgctgaaccaGTAAGAGGCTATGGGACTTTGCACTTTTTAACCTTCATGGCCCATCGACAGCCCGCAGGAAAAATCCTTGGTGCCACATTTTTACACCTGTCCTGTCATCAAACAGATCAAAGGcggtcggcaatatccacattcttCCCGTGTACTTTTCCATTTATTAGACGAAAACAGTTGTAAATTGGTTTATATCATTGCaatattttctctacatttcttcccctccactctttgactagCTTTCTTTACGTCatcgacaggggaagaaatgtagagtattatataaaaaatgttatttaaacaaactTACATTTTTTCcccgtcttcggaacgaaactgaatggaaaggacacaggggaagaaatgttgataTTGCCAGGCGGTCGGCTGGGCAAAAAACAGCTTGATTTGGTCGTTGTGCGGTTCCATCTTTCACAAAGACCAAGAAGGTCCCAATTGTGGTTTGGTCTTGGTCGTCAGAAGATCTGTCGGCGGACTGGCTTCCTGAAGGCTTTCAAAAGCTCGAGTTCTTGACCTCTCTGAAGGGGAATCTCCCAGGGCGAAGCAGCGTttacgtggtggtggtgtggtttctGCAACGCAAGCGTCTCATATGGGACTGGCAGCTGGTTTCCATCCCCCAACCTGAAGGAACGGACCACGCTGTCTTGTCTCTGCCCATTGGTCTGTCTCAGTGGACACAGCGATTGAGTGGTTATGGTTGCCGTGACAGGGACATCAGCATGTGCCGCCGATCACCCGTGACGCTGGAGTTGACTGGCGTCCCTGTCACCCCCGTCATCCCCGGCACCACTCTACAGCTGACGATCAGCATCAGCTCCTCCGTGCCTGTATGTATCatcggtaagtgtgtgtgtgtgtgtgtgagggggtgatgaTTTTGTATGTGTCAGGGATAGACAATTACAAGCgggtgagcgtgtgtttgtgtgtatgcgtgtgcgtgtgtgtgtgtgagagaaagagttcGTGCGTGCGAGAGGGGGTGAGTTGTGTATGTGTCAGGAACAGACAATTACAAGCGGGTGAacttctgtgtgtgcgcgcgtgtgtgcatgcgtgcgtgctcatGTTTGTATGATATAAAATGTAGAATGTGCAACATACCGAGAAGCCCGGTACACCTGGACTAAAAGTCAAATGTTCCGAGGTTTGGGACGTTCCAGTACCAGCATGCAGCTGAACACCAAagtgaggtgtgtttttttgggggggtggggggggaggggagggttgggttgggttggtagTACCTCCAATTACTGTAAGTGTGAACCTTATAGCTaccgttgttatcattattattattatcattattattgtcgttgttgttgttcttgctgttatatgttgctgttggttttaatGTCGCCACTGCTGCTGTAGTACTGATGTGGGAATGCTTGTTATGCAGAAGCCACTACGCTGTTGCTACGAAAGGAGGTGATGTCGCCCCGAGTACGATTCCAGAAGGATCAAGTGTCGGCATTTGAAAGGCAGCTGGACAAGAGTACGGGTGCCCGCGTTCTGGTCAGAAAAGCCTTCTTCCCTCGGGGTGGGTGTTCCATTCTGTCCATGTGCAAAGGAGTGGGGCGAAAAGAAGTGGAGCGAGTGGGTCAACAATGGAGGGtgtaggaaaacaaaacaaacagcaacagatgTACATGATTATATTGAATAGACGGGCTTGCATACTTGCACACCAACGTTCCATTCTGGAGCGCGACAAGACGCATACACATgcaagcgtgcacacacgcacgaacgcaatgacgcacacacacacacacacacacactctctctctctctctcaaatgaatgTGATGCAAGTTTCTTGAACATACGACCAAATTCAGTTATTTTTTTACAAATAAATGAATCTGATGCGAGTTTTATGCATAGACTTTATTCATTCATGATTATAAATTGATGAATCTAATGCGAGTTTTATGCACACACGAGTTTGCTCATTCATAATGATACATCAGTGTGTCTAAGacgggtggtgtttttttttttgttgttgttgttggtggtgtttttttttgttttttgtttttttccttttgttttgagTTTTAGATGACTGTTTTATGCACACACGAGTTTATTCAATCATAATGTAAATTGGTgagtttgagttgtttttttttgttttttctgcacaCACGAGGTTATTCAATCATAATGTATTATAAAGTGATGAATTTTAGGTGATTTGTTTTGGTGCACACACGAGTTTCTTCAATCATAATTTGAAAATTGGTGACTTTAAAATGATTTTGGGTGTCAATACAGTGACAACATACGAGTTTATTCAAGTGCAATATAAACTGATGAGTCCAAggtgtttattattttattttgtattttggcTCACACGAGGCTCCTCAATTATAATACGTTATATACACTGATGAATTTGaggccatttgtgtgtgtgtgcgcgcgcacgcgtgtgtgtatgtgcgcgcgcacgaccTTATTGAGAATGATAtcccgggtggggggtggggttgtgcagGGCGTGACCCGGTGTTTGTGGGCGGCACGCGAGGTGACGTGACCCCCGCGGTCAGCACAGACCTTCCGCTGACAGTCCCTCTCAACACCCCCGATACCTGGAAGGGAGGAGTGGCCGGCAGCTTCAGGTAGGTATACATACACCTGCACCTGTGGCGCTGCCTCAGTATCCACTGTGTTGTGATAAACgattgttaaaaaacaacaacaaaacattgatgatttcttcttcttcttgaacgaCTTCTTCCgataattattgttgttactcTTGTTCATCTTcacattatttttttccttttctgttgttgtttttttgttgttgatagccctgagatggcctttgtggtcggcgaggctctaagtaTCAtaatatgatttttgttgttgcttttgtgtgcacgtgtttacTTGCATGtctacgttcgtgtgtgtgcatataggtatacgtttgtatgtgcgtgtatggcGTGCGCATGTACGTTTGTAAGCGTCGCGTGTGTGTTAaagtgcatacatgcgtgcatgcatgcgagacTCTGGTGTGACATGGTTGTGGATTGTATATCAtgtgcgtgcgcttgcgtgcgtgtgttctgaGATTTGAGCCGTAAAACATGGTTTTAACTGTGGAGTTTTTACATTGTATTCTTTGTTGACGTTTCTGCACTGTGCATCTGCATGAAAGCTAAGCGCACAGGTTTTTTAAAGTCTCAATGATGTGTTGGGCATCTTGTATTCCTCCCCGATAccagatgtatgatagtcagtcgcgttCGACTTtaaccatcagagcagcagagggggtaactgctgtcccgactgtctgggctagaatttgattatagtggagaatgttttgcccaagttagatccccactctctcggccaagaggggcttaggacagtcagcgttggggatagttcccaaaggccaactagctcctcaaggctgcagcacaaagagccaatgcaattttgcctcctagtttgggagtcatagtccttcacaaacattTTAGCTGCAAATGAATTCCctttgcaatagagaaaccattgataatacagctctcactttgctcagTGTTGGCCCAACTGACACCAGATGGATATCAAAGGAGACCGGCAGTATAAGAGGATTTATTAACCATCCTtcgcttgtttttcttgtttagtttagttttgtcttgcacttcaaccttcttttcattgttgttgttgtcagtggtagttgcggtaatagtagtttggggtggggttttttggtgtttttgttgttgttgttttttcttgtttagtttagttttgtcttgcacttcaaccttcttttcattgtcaaataatgtattttcgccattgcgtttatgtattgcttgttgcatatgaacgagcacgatataagctcatgcttgttgttgctcaagtcttattaattgaacgctgtattgtaccttgtttcttgatattaaaaatgtttaaaccaaccatCCTTCGCTCTGTGTGTTACCTGTCAGATACCGCGTGGTGCTGCGGGTGCACTTCGAGAAAGTGGACCTGGGTGGCAGCCGGCCTCCCAAAGAGGTGCGCGTGTCCACCAGGAAAGACCTGCTGGTCCGAAACCAGCTGGTGCTGACGCGGAGAATGGAGCGGAGACTcggtgaggtgagtgtgtgtgtgtgttggaacgtACGGAGACTCAatgaggttagtgtgtgtgtgctggaagtgagactgtgaggtgagtgtgtgtgtgctgaaagggAGACtctgtgaggtgagtgtgtgtgtgctggaagtgagactgtgaggtgagtgtgtgtgtgctggaagtgAGACTGTgaggtcaatgtgtgtgtggtggaagggagactgtgagaggtcagtgtgtgtgtgctggaagggagactctgtgaggtgagtgtgtgtgtgctggaagggagactctgtgaggtgagtgtgtgtgtgctggaagtgagactgtgaggtgagtgtgtgtgtgctggaagtaagactgtgaggtgagtgtgtgtgtgctggaagtgagactgtgaggtgagtgtgtgtgtggtggaagggagactgtgaggtgagtgtgtgtgtgctggaagtgagactgtgaggtgagtgtgtgtgtgctggaagtgagactgtgaagtgag is a window of Babylonia areolata isolate BAREFJ2019XMU chromosome 22, ASM4173473v1, whole genome shotgun sequence DNA encoding:
- the LOC143297515 gene encoding uncharacterized protein LOC143297515, giving the protein MRFGHLLMKVRKSSLMDFIGLRSAQDDELNICVEYPYVDLLGEGRGVPYEDLSADWLPEGFQKLEFLTSLKGNLPGRSSVYVVVVWFLQRKRLIWDWQLVSIPQPEGTDHAVLSLPIGLSQWTQRLSGYGCRDRDISMCRRSPVTLELTGVPVTPVIPGTTLQLTISISSSVPVCIIEATTLLLRKEVMSPRVRFQKDQVSAFERQLDKSTGARVLVRKAFFPRGRDPVFVGGTRGDVTPAVSTDLPLTVPLNTPDTWKGGVAGSFRYRVVLRVHFEKVDLGGSRPPKEVRVSTRKDLLVRNQLVLTRRMERRLGENNTRTGHEEETWPRGEVKATVRIESPFIVHGDTVPVRLDVINDSNKTIRYAALSLKQVFLVILPDGRYLRRVQDTVCKVRVPGARLQPHDTCLNELVELPVPTHALSTASMTGCSSIVVVMFYIRLKLKWYFFNTLECDVWVDVATEREAEEVREGRSPRQGPAQRYNFRPCLETIEEEELRRSLRSSASSTSS